Part of the Oscillospiraceae bacterium genome, GTGATCGTAACGATCTTCTCCGCCTTATCGGCCGTGACGGTGAAGTCGCCCGTTTCGACCTGTGCGAAGAGCCAGTCGACGACACCGAGCGTCTCGCCGTCATAGCTGTCGTTCGCCACCGGCACCCAGGACCAGTGCCCGTTGTACTCCACTGTCGGGAAGATCGTATACTTGAGGTCGTCGCCGGGCTCCTTACCCAGTTCTTGCAGCGTAGCGTAGATCAGATCCGAACTCTGCGCGATGGGGACCGTGGGGTCGGTCTGCGCGTGGAACAGCCACATCGGCAGGTCTGTGAGCTTTGCATAGTCCGCCGTCGTGAACGCCGGGTCTGCCACCATCGTCGCCGCGCAGATCGGTATCGCCGCCGCGAATAGGTTCGGGTAAGCGGTGATCATCGACATCGTCATCATGCCGCCCATCGAGCAGCCCGTCACGTAGATGCGCGCCGTGTCTACATCCGGGTGGGCCGCCAGGATCTCGTCGATCATGGCTTTGATCTTGGCCGCGTCCATCCGCTCCCAGACCAACACAGCCTGCGGCGCCGCCACATAGCTCGGATTTTGCGCCTGCCGCGCGGGCTCGGCCCAGGCCGTCGCGCCCTCGTTGCCGAGGAGCTGTTCCTCGTTGCCCACGCCGAAGTCGGTCTGGCTGTGCCCCTCACCGGCCCCGTGGAGCCAGACGATCAGCGGGTATGTCTTTCCTTCTTCCTTCTCGGGGGTGAACAGTCGGTAGCTCAGGCCGTCATCCGTCGTCTCGCGGGAGAAGTCGTCGACAATCAGATTGATCCGCCCTGCGTTCACGTATCGGGTGTCCGCCGCAATGGCGGTCTCACCGTTTTGGATGGCGGCCGTCTGCTGTACCGCGTACATCTCCAGCGGCCGCACCACATTGTGCGAGGCCATGAAATTTGTAAAATTGAACATGTACTGCATCACGTAACTGTAGTTCGCGTCGTTGTACCCATAGGGCAGCTCCAGCACGATATAGCGGCCGGAGGCAGTCCCGACGCCCGCCGGGTCGATTTCCTCTCTGTCGTTCACATATGCCTTGGCGATCGCCCGGGCCACCGGCGTTGGGTTCACTCCTCCCGTGAACATGTCCAGTTGGTTCAGCGTGACGGCGAACGCGTCCGCGTAGGCGTCGCCGGCGGCAACACTCTCACCCATGTCGATGATCACGGCCGGCACCACCGCGCCGTACTCCTCCACGCGCGTGACCACCTTGAACGCACGTACTTTCTCAAGGACGGGCACTTCTGCAGCCGCACCCAGGATTCCGCTTCTCGCGGTCACGTAGTAGGTCCCGACGTCCGGCAGTTCCTCGTGATGGATAACCGCCTGGCCGCCCGTCCCCGTGACGCCACGGCCGTACACCGTGCGCCCGTCTGTAAGCATCACTTCGGCCCCCTGCACGGACGCGCCGCCCGCTGCCGTCACCGCCACGGACAGGTCTCTCTCGATCCCGGCCAGCACCTCCGACGTCAGGACGGAGACCGTCAGTGTGTCGAGTCCGAGTGTCTCGTCTGACATTTGATAAAGACTGTTTTTGGCATATACCAAATTGACAAAGTCGCGCCGCGGGAACTCGGATCCGTCGGGGAACGCCTCTCCTAAGCGGAAACTCATGAACTCTCCGCCGCTGGCGGCGTCGGCGGTGCGCCACAGCGGCAGTTCCTCGCCGTTCGGGTCACCTGTCTTGACGAAGTTCGCCCAATAAGAAGACATGAGCTCACCCAACCGGTAGTCGGCCTCGGTCCACTGTCGCTGTTTGGGATCCGTTCGCATGGAGTTGAACATGTACCACAACTCAGAGGAGTGGAAGGCATGGTAGAACGCCTCGTCACGGTCCCCTACAACCTCTTGGCTGTGCGGCGGAAGCTGATGCTCAAAGTAGTACACATAGGCTCTGTGGTCCTCGTTGTGCAGGTTGCTGTACATCGCGGAGAGTCGGTACTGGGCAAGAATGCCATCGGCGTTGCTCCGCAGATTCATGCGGTAGGCGTCCTTGTCCGTCTGCGCGTCATAGATATCCTCTTCGTAATAAGGGCCAAACCGGTTCGCCATATTGTTTTGGAACGCACTGCGGTTTGTCGTACCGCTTGGATTTCCAAAGAGAGAGGTGTACTCGTCGGAGGTGCCGCCAATGACGATGTCAAGACCGTCGAAAACACCCGGCCGGCTGAGATCCACAGATTCCTGTGTGAGGACATGACCGTCCAGCACCATGTTGCCCACATTCAACTGCCCTTGTTTGGCCAGCAGTGTGGCGGCGTCGATCTGACGGAGTGCGGCGACGTCGGCGGTCCCGAACTGTGTCTGCATCCGGGTCGCCATTGCCTCCTGGGTCGTGACGAGCGTCGGATAACTGCTCGCCGCGTGATATCCGCTAAACCCGCTCTGCAGAATCGCGCGTTTAAACAACCCCTTCGCCAACGGTGAGGAAAGCAGACCCCTGACGGACATGCCGCCCGCGGACTGCCCTGACACCGTCACACGATTCGGGTCGCCCCCAAAAGCCGTGATGTTATTCTTGACCCATTCCAGACTCTTAATCTGATCGAGAAGTCCGTAGTTGCCCGAGACGCCGTTTGGATCCTCCGCAGAGAGCCCCGGCAGCGACAGGTAGCCGAAGACGCCGACGCGGTATTGGATCGAAACAACGATGATTCCCTTCGCCGCCAATTTGGAGGCGTTGAATTCCACCTCGGACGCGAAGCCGTGGTCAAACCCGCCGCCGTGGATCCACACCAGCACCGGCAGTTTTTCGTCACCGTTTTGCGCGGGTGTATAGACGTTCAGGTACAGGCAATCCTCGCTGACCGCAGGTCTCGGAGAGCCCTCATAGTAGAACTCGTCGCCCCAGAAGCCGCCGGGCGGATTGAGATCTGGATTTTGGTATGCCTGACTGCCCCAGGTGTCGCATATACGCACCGCATTGCCCCATACGACCGCGTCGAGGTCCTGCGGCGCCTTCCAGCGAAGTTCACCTACGGGCGGTTTGGCAAAGGGCACCCCCTTGTAAATTGTGACGCCCGCGGTGTCGGACGCTACGCCTCGGATCAGACCGCCGGTGACGGGAACAATCCCCAGTGTGCGCTCGCCTCTCACCTGCGCGAAGAGCCAATCGACGACACCGAGCGTCTCGCCGCCATAGCTGTCGTTCGCCACCGGCACCCAGGCCCAGTGCTGGTTGTAATCCACTGTCGGAAAGATCGTGTATTTGAAGTCGTCGCCGGGCTCCTTGCCGAGCCCCTGCAGCGTGGCGTAAATCAGATCGGAACTCTGCGCGATTCGGACGGTTGGGTCGTTTTGCGCATGGAACAGCCACATCGGCAGGTCTGCGAGCTTCGCGTAGTCCGCCGTCGTGAACGCCGGGCTTGCCACCGTCGTCGCCGCACAAATCGGCATCGCCGCCGCGAACAGGTTCGGATAAGCGGTGATCATCGACATCGTCATCATGCCGCCCATCGAGCAGCCCGTCACGTAGATGCGCGCGGGGTCCACATCGGGGTGGGTCGCCAAAATCTCGTCGATCATCCGTTTGATCTTGGCCGCGTCCGCCCGTGCCCAAGTCGTCGGGGATTGCGGCGCCGCCACGTAGCTCGGATTTTGCGCCTGCCGTGCTGGCTCGGCCCAGGCCGTCGCGCCCTCGTTGCCGAGGAGCTGTTCCTCGTTACCCACGCCGAAGTTGGCCGGATTGTGGCCCTCGCCGGCTCCGTGGAGCCAGACGATCAGCGGATAGGTCTTCTCGGCCTCCTTCTCGGGCGTGAAGAGGCGGTAGTTCAAACCGTCGTTCGTCGTCTCGCGGGAGAAGT contains:
- a CDS encoding carboxylesterase family protein, which encodes MKRRGIRSSLAWFLAVALLLSIVPMAVYAAEEPALRSLEELKTGTWTEEETEALIKAVVSQLTLTEKVDLLGGTSGNANAGTRIKNTGAAGGTYTSARLKEMGIPPLTLSDGPAGVRMGYKATTWTSPTAIASTWDKQAMHDIAVQTGKEAVFYGIDLMLAPGQNILRNPVAGRNFEYYSEDPFVSGTNALEYTKGVQSQGVGVTLKHYAGNEQESSRSGGNTIISERALREIYLKGFEIAVRGGKPMSVMGSYNRLNNIYACYNTWLMTDVLRGDWGFDGFVMSDWGAASDGRQALLAQMDLVESSMNATQKTNIRNTITANESGTPDATYPQLTMALLDRNVTNILRGVTRSNIFRDKYGTWGTAIDLVQTEQNFYASELFAESNALARRTSADAMVLLKNEDVLPLPAEAGMSLLLSANLKGRGGFGDNGVTATDIVARGGGSAGVYFDPTHASVVSLESALQESGFKIHGPVQDINQAAGQTKSLSYGRQSNRVTSITLNYSGTFNDSTLATSTAALAASDAAYGLMVISRQTGEGSDNSFTGNDSYYLTANEEKALNAYAQALHAAGKKLVVILNVGAAIDTTKITPVADAILVSWLAGQEGGHAVADVLSGAVNPSGKLTQTFTKSFADSPSVAAALALKEQGVARSPNAYSGTDTNGGFGTNPVFYDEGVLVGYRWFDTKLATKEEYDAKVAYPFGFGLSYTTFAFSNLRLSRDIFNSKNPEDTIKATVAVKNTGLVKGKETVQLYLGADSCAAEGRPMKDLRDYAKVELAPDETKDVTFTIRLSDLQYFDDGQNQDKVLAGASTGGSNVTYGEGDGWTVAEGTTFDVIIGDTSNNFELAERGVKASFTYEPARTFKVVARVEEYGAVVPAVIIDMGESVAAGGFDADSFAVTMNRLTNATTVNPTPANRTIVKAYVNDKEEIDPSGVGTASGRYIVLELAYGYNDVNYSYVMQYIFGGAVAHNIVRPLELYTVRQTAAIQSGEAAIAADTRYVNMGRINLIVDDFSRETTNDGLNYRLFTPEKEAEKTYPLIVWLHGAGEGHNPANFGVGNEEQLLGNEGATAWAEPARQAQNPSYVAAPQSPTTWARADAAKIKRMIDEILATHPDVDPARIYVTGCSMGGMMTMSMITAYPNLFAAAMPICAATTVASPAFTTADYAKLADLPMWLFHAQNDPTVRIAQSSDLIYATLQGLGKEPGDDFKYTIFPTVDYNQHWAWVPVANDSYGGETLGVVDWLFAQVRGERTLGIVPVTGGLIRGVASDTAGVTIYKGVPFAKPPVGELRWKAPQDLDAVVWGNAVRICDTWGSQAYQNPDLNPPGGFWGDEFYYEGSPRPAVSEDCLYLNVYTPAQNGDEKLPVLVWIHGGGFDHGFASEVEFNASKLAAKGIIVVSIQYRVGVFGYLSLPGLSAEDPNGVSGNYGLLDQIKSLEWVKNNITAFGGDPNRVTVSGQSAGGMSVRGLLSSPLAKGLFKRAILQSGFSGYHAASSYPTLVTTQEAMATRMQTQFGTADVAALRQIDAATLLAKQGQLNVGNMVLDGHVLTQESVDLSRPGVFDGLDIVIGGTSDEYTSLFGNPSGTTNRSAFQNNMANRFGPYYEEDIYDAQTDKDAYRMNLRSNADGILAQYRLSAMYSNLHNEDHRAYVYYFEHQLPPHSQEVVGDRDEAFYHAFHSSELWYMFNSMRTDPKQRQWTEADYRLGELMSSYWANFVKTGDPNGEELPLWRTADAASGGEFMSFRLGEAFPDGSEFPRRDFVNLVYAKNSLYQMSDETLGLDTLTVSVLTSEVLAGIERDLSVAVTAAGGASVQGAEVMLTDGRTVYGRGVTGTGGQAVIHHEELPDVGTYYVTARSGILGAAAEVPVLEKVRAFKVVTRVEEYGAVVPAVIIDMGESVAAGDAYADAFAVTLNQLDMFTGGVNPTPVARAIAKAYVNDREEIDPAGVGTASGRYIVLELPYGYNDANYSYVMQYMFNFTNFMASHNVVRPLEMYAVQQTAAIQNGETAIAADTRYVNAGRINLIVDDFSRETTDDGLSYRLFTPEKEEGKTYPLIVWLHGAGEGHSQTDFGVGNEEQLLGNEGATAWAEPARQAQNPSYVAAPQAVLVWERMDAAKIKAMIDEILAAHPDVDTARIYVTGCSMGGMMTMSMITAYPNLFAAAIPICAATMVADPAFTTADYAKLTDLPMWLFHAQTDPTVPIAQSSDLIYATLQELGKEPGDDLKYTIFPTVEYNGHWSWVPVANDSYDGETLGVVDWLFAQVETGDFTVTADKAEKIVTITGRNYVPGWELPLLAAYNRTPTMDDADYETTVTVDEDGRFSVTVPADVTADKSWLGGHEYVVTVGGVTHIAPIYTTVLRAHSSARISLRIKGKAPLNLLTDADPAFYEVTVSNPAVARVTETDG